One window from the genome of Elaeis guineensis isolate ETL-2024a chromosome 5, EG11, whole genome shotgun sequence encodes:
- the LOC105044929 gene encoding RGS1-HXK1-interacting protein 1, translating into MTADASAPRPPPPSPSPSAGANPEGIHDLRTAQSSSEANPFASGSNGSVLRFAPSPQENSSWSLRSLQDYMTRVQAQYKVHEDAFVQKVKDQLMIAREHPTETFGIVVAAGLVLMQGPRRFLLRNTFGRLVSEQDRSAKAELCLKELSQSVEKLKKDSKNMLLKASWGEQDLQRGHAKIRAAGREIQRLAKSIYKIESEATDLMDGLRALPGRTALQLRAEATSMASDLKNQRRELNERIMKISELGIRV; encoded by the exons ATGACGGCGGACGCATCCGCTCCTCGCCCTCCGCCGCCGTCGCCATCGCCGTCGGCGGGGGCCAATCCAGAAGGCATCCACGATCTACGGACTGCCCAGTCGTCGTCGGAGGCGAACCCCTTCGCCTCTGGTTCCAACGGCTCCGTTCTCCGATTCGCTCCATCTCCACAGGAGAATTCCTCTTGGTCCCTTCGAAGCTTGCAG GATTATATGACAAGGGTTCAGGCACAGTATAAAGTTCATGAAGATGCTTTTGTCCAGAAAGTTAAAG ATCAGTTGATGATTGCACGAGAGCACCCAACTGAGACATTTGGAATTGTTGTTGCTGCAGGATTGGTCCTCATGCAAG GCCCTAGAAGGTTTTTGCTTCGTAACACTTTTGGGCGTCTTGTGAGCGAGCAG GACCGATCTGCTAAGGCTGAATTATGCTTAAAAGAGCTCAGTCAATCTGTTGAGAAACTGAAGAAAGATAGTAAAAATATGCTTCTAAAAGCAAGTTGGGGTGAACAGGACTTGCAGCGTGGACACGCCAAAATCAG GGCTGCTGGACGGGAAATCCAAAGGCTTGCCAAATCCATTTATAAGATAGAATCTGAAGCAACAG ATTTGATGGATGGACTTAGAGCACTTCCTGGCAGAACTGCTCTGCAGCTTCGAGCAGAGGCAA CTTCCATGGCATCAGATTTGAAAAACCAGAGGCGTGAACTCAATGAAAGAATCATGAAAATATCAGAACTTGGCATCCGTGTTTGA
- the LOC105045105 gene encoding pentatricopeptide repeat-containing protein At3g03580, producing the protein MVGDDADENGDIATHDADGWWEDEDRQGDLIRWIGLKNQSQARPTRSGLGRAVQLLCGSDGRRESTVPPTPFHALARSHHPQNLDFLRLRSKARLSHPQWNRSSPLLPQTLRYFTLFVPIFTNLRSSITIALSHLRTPRELHRIHSLLITSGLARSPFFSGKLIAKYSELRNAAASRSVFLSTPYSKNNVFLWNSLIRSHTQNGMFSEALDYYNELQRMKLAADSFTFPSVLGACAGSGDLELGRRIHEHALEVGFGSDLYVGNSLINMYARLGSLDEARKVFDRMHRRDIVSWNTLISGYSANGEWEESVEVYSELRIAGLVPDCFTVESVLPACGCLGDVESGRMIHGLVCKIGIEEDRLVNNGLIAMYCNFENLTDARRIFDMMIGRDTISWNTMIDGYYQSGDFDMALELFREIVVASNLDLFTITITLHVCHDVGVLKLGASVHGYTIRNGYECDIVALNALVAMYSKCGNLFMSRKVFDQMDYGDSVPWNSLIGGYVSRGFFGEGTDLFKSMKESKVRPDSVTTVTLVSMCTKLLDSRQGKGLHCDAIKRGLGSNLFVSNALLDMYSKCDSLEDALKVFESMETPDAVSWNTIISGSVQNGNCNLAFKLLSQMKVKGPKVDIATILGILPACSFVAAKRQGKEIHACIFKLGLHTDVPVRNALIEMYSKCGSLYYAVRIFEHMNTKDIVSWTSLVCAYGMYGEGKKALKAFRRMEETGIRPDHVAFIAVMYACSHAGLVEEGKMHFKRMEKDYNIMPNMEHYACMVDLLARSGKLTEAEKFIEEMPLKPDVSIWGALLSACRFSGETKMAERVAEKIMALDSENTGYHVLISNIYASTGKWDIVGNLRKSMKDKKMKKDPGFSWIEIRNKVYVFGTGDQLVEQSEEVYQLLERIAGLMAKEGYIPDRNFVLQDVEDDDKRYMLCTHSERLAIAFGLLNTKPGTPLQIMKNLRVCGDCHTATKYISKIVQRELLVRDANRFHLFKDGICSCGDYW; encoded by the exons ATGGTAGGTGATGATGCGGATGAGAATGGAGACATTGCAACACATGATGCCGATGGATGGTGGGAAGATGAGGACAGGCAAGGAG ATCTGATCCGATGGATCGGGCTGAAAAATCAATCTCAGGCCCGTCCAACGCGATCCGGGCTCGGGCGGGCCGTCCAGCTTTTATGCGGGTCTGATGGTCGGCGTGAGAGCACCGTCCCTCCAACACCTTTCCATGCGCTGGCTCGAAGCCACCATCCCCAAAACCTGGATTTCCTACGCTTGCGATCAAAAGCGCGCCTCTCCCACCCGCAATGGAACCGAAGCTCCCCTCTCCTCCCACAGACCCTCAGATATTTTACTCTCTTCGTCCCGATTTTTACAAACTTGCGCTCATCCATCACCATTGCTCTATCCCATCTCAGAACTCCTCGCGAGCTCCACCGTATCCATTCTCTACTAATCACCTCCGGCCTCGCACGGTCCCCCTTCTTCTCCGGCAAGCTCATCGCGAAGTACTCGGAGCTCAGGAATGCCGCCGCCTCAAGGTCCGTCTTCCTCTCGACTCCCTACTCCAAGAACAACGTCTTCCTCTGGAATTCTTTGATTCGATCTCACACTCAGAATGGCATGTTCTCCGAAGCTCTGGATTACTATAACGAGCTCCAGAGGATGAAATTGGCTGCTGATTCCTTCACCTTCCCTTCTGTTCTTGGTGCTTGTGCTGGCTCAGGCGATCTCGAGCTGGGCCGGAGAATCCATGAACATGCTTTGGAAGTGGGATTTGGTTCCGATTTGTATGTTGGGAATTCTTTGATAAATATGTACGCGAGGCTTGGTTCTTTAGATGAGGCTCGGAAGGTGTTTGACAGAATGCATCGGAGAGATATTGTTTCGTGGAATACTTTGATTTCTGGCTATAGTGCCAATGGGGAATGGGAGGAATCTGTGGAGGTTTATAGTGAATTGAGAATTGCTGGTTTGGTTCCGGATTGTTTTACAGTGGAGAGTGTCTTGCCCGCCTGTGGATGTCTTGGTGATGTTGAATCCGGTAGAATGATCCATGGGCTTGTTTGCAAGATTGGGATTGAGGAGGATAGATTAGTCAATAATGGTCTTATTGCCATGTACTGCAATTTTGAGAATTTAACTGATGCTCGAAGAATTTTTGATATGATGATTGGGAGAGACACAATTTCTTGGAATACCATGATTGATGGCTATTACCAGTCTGGTGATTTTGACATGGCTCTAGAGCTGTTCCGAGAGATCGTGGTTGCATCAAATCTGGATCTTTTTACGATCACAATTACTCTTCATGTTTGTCATGACGTTGGGGTCTTAAAACTTGGTGCTTCAGTTCATGGTTACACAATAAGGAATGGGTATGAATGTGATATTGTGGCACTGAATGCTCTTGTAGCTATGTATTCAAAGTGTGGAAATCTGTTCATGTCACGAAAagtgtttgatcagatggattatGGAGACTCTGTTCCATGGAATTcgctgattggtggttatgttAGCAGGGGCTTTTTTGGTGAAGGGACAGATCTTTTTAAGTCTATGAAAGAATCAAAAGTAAGACCTGATTCTGTTACAACTGTAACACTCGTATCAATGTGCACCAAGTTACTTGATTCACGCCAGGGAAAGGGACTTCACTGTGATGCAATAAAAAGAGGACTGGGATCAAATCTGTTTGTCAGTAATGCACTTCTTGACATGTACTCAAAATGTGATAGCTTAGAAGATGCATTGAAAGTTTTTGAGAGCATGGAAACCCCTGATGCAGTAAGTTGGAATACTATTATATCTGGGTCTGTCCAGAATGGAAATTGCAATTTAGCATTCAAACTATTGAGCCAAATGAAGGTCAAGGGGCCAAAGGTGGACATCGCTACAATATTGGGTATCTTGCCTGCATGCTCCTTCGTGGCAGCAAAACGACAAGGGAAAGAGATTCATGCTTGCATTTTCAAACTCGGTTTACACACTGATGTTCCAGTTCGGAATGCTCTAATCGAAATGTACTCCAAATGTGGCAGTTTATATTATGCGGTCCGTATCTTTGAGCATATGAATACCAAGGACATTGTGTCATGGACCTCTTTGGTATGTGCCTATGGAATGTACGGTGAAGGCAAGAAGGCCCTGAAAGCATTTCGGAGGATGGAAGAAACTGGTATAAGGCCAGACCATGTTGCATTTATTGCTGTCATGTATGCATGTAGTCATGCTGGTTTGGTCGAAGAAGGTAAAATGCATTTTAAGAGGATGGAGAAAGACTATAATATCATGCCCAACATGGAACACTATGCTTGCATGGTTGATCTGCTTGCACGTTCTGGAAAATTGACTGAGGCAGAAAAGTTCATTGAAGAAATGCCACTGAAACCTGACGTAAGTATATGGGGAGCTCTACTCAGTGCCTGTAGATTCTCTGGTGAAACCAAGATGGCTGAGCGTGTTGCTGAAAAAATTATGGCCTTGGATTCAGAAAACACTGGTTATCATGTccttatatcaaatatatatgcaTCTACAGGGAAGTGGGATATTGTTGGTAATTTAAGGAAAtccatgaaagataaaaaaatgaaaaaagatcCAGGATTTAGCTGGATAGAAATTAGAAATAAGGTGTATGTATTCGGGACTGGGGATCAATTGGTGGAACAGTCTGAAGAGGTCTATCAGTTGCTAGAAAGAATTGCTGGTTTGATGGCTAAGGAAGGATATATTCCTGATAGGAACTTTGTCCTGCAGGATGTGGAAGACGATGATAAGAGGTACATGCTCTGCACACACAGTGAGAGGCTTGCTATAGCTTTTGGGTTGTTAAATACAAAGCCTGGAACACCACTGCAGATAATGAAGAACCTTCGGGTGTGTGGAGATTGCCACACAGCAACTAAATACATATCAAAAATTGTCCAGAGAGAATTATTGGTCAGAGATGCTAATAGATTTCATTTATTCAAGGATGGAATTTGCAGTTGTGGTGATTACTGGTGA